TGTGGAGAGATATACCGTTTTTCAAGACACTTTCTGTGTCAATAACGGCAGCGAAACCCAACTTCACACTTTTATCAACTCACGTTAGTTATCAGAGCGTTCGCTACGCTCACTTTCAGTTATCAGTATTCAGTTAAAGCGTCTTTATAAATATCAGTCCAAACCGCGTAGCCCGTAAGCGTAGCGGAGGGGTTTTTGATAGGGTGTTTCTTCAGACATACGGAGCGGCACTTTATTTCTCAAACCACCCTAACCGAACCGCAAGGTAAATTAAAAATATGTTTTTAGAAAAAATTAACACCCCAGCAGATTTGAAAAATCTTGAACTTGATGAACTGAAAGCACTCGCTGAAGAGATGCGCGCCTATCTATTGGCAGTACTCTCTCAGCATCCAGGACATTTCGCACCGAACTTCGGGACGGTCGAACTGGCAATAGCGTTGCACAAAGTGTATGATACACCGCGCGACAAAGTCATCTGGGACATCGGGCATCAGGCGTATCCGCATAAATTGCTTACCGGAAGACGGGACTCGTTCCCAACGCTGCGTCAAAGTGGTGGCATCAGCGGGTTTCTCAGTAGAGCTGAGAGTGAATATGATGTCTTTGGCGCAGGACACTCCAGCACCTCTATCGCCGCGGCATTAGGTGTTGCTACCGCCAGAGACATCACTAATGAGTATTACAAAGTCGTCGCTATCATCGGAGACGGTGGATTAACAGGTGGGATGGCATTTGAAGCGTTGAACGCCGCTGGCGACTATAGAAACGATATGACCGTCATTCTCAATGACAACAACATGTCCATTTCAGCGACAGTCGGGGCGTTCTCTAAACATTTTCACAAACTCACGAGTTCGCCACAGTACAATCTCCTACGCTCTGGCGCGAAGGGGTTGATGAATATGATTTCAGAGGACGCCAAACAGATAGCAAGGAAGATTGAGGCATCATTGAAACCCGGCACCCTGTTTGAGGAATTCGGGTTCCGCTACTTCGGTCCGCTCGATGGTAACGATTTAGAAGCACTGATACCGGTTTTGACAGGCATCCGCAGTCTCACTGGTCCTATTTTACTGCATGTCGTAACCGAAAAAGGGCGCGGCTATACGCCAGCAGTAGAAGATCCCGTCGGGTTCTATAGTGTCAGTGGTCCCTTCAATCTGAAAACGGGAAAGACGACCAAACCGAAACCCGAAACACCCGCGTATACGGAAGTATTCAGTCGAACGTTGATTGAATCCGCGAAACGCGATGCACGGATCGTCGGTGTGACGGCAGCAATGCCCGGTGGCACAGGACTCGATAAGTTTGGCAGCGCATTTCCGAGTCGATGTTTCGATATCGGCTTAGCAGAGCAGTGCGCCGTTACCTTCGCGGGTGGGCTTGCTACGCAAGGCATGCGCCCCGTTGTCGCCATCTATTCCACTTTCCTTCAGCGAAGTTACGATCAAGTGCTACACGACGTGTGCATCCAAAACCTTCCAGTGATTTTCGCAGTGGACAGGGGCGGACTTGTCGGTGCTGATGGTCCAACACATCACGGCGTTTTCGATTTTGCCTATCTCCGCTCTATTCCAAACATGGTCGTCATGGCTCCTAAAGATGAGAACGAACTGCAGTCTATGGTGAAGACTGCTGTCGCGTATCAAGAGGGTCCCATTGCGTTCCGTTATCCGCGTGGTACGGGTATCGGTGTGAAAATGGCGGCGGAACCGCAGGTGCTACCGATCGGAAAAAGTGAAATCGTTAGAGAGGGTGAGGATGTCCTCGTGATTGCCATCGGCAATCGCGTCTACCCTGCACTTGAAGCGGCGCAAACCTTAGCCGATTCTGGGATCTCAACAGCGGTTATTAACGCACGGTTTGTCAAGCCGCTGGACACTGCGACAATTCTACCGCTTGCAGAACGGATTGGTAAGGTAATTACGATTGAAGATGGCGTGATAATGGGCGGTTTCGGTAGCGCAGTTTTGGAGGCGATCGCTGCGGCGGGTATCAAAGACGTGCAGATCCGAAATCTCGGTATCCCAGATGAATTTATTGAACACGGCGATGTCCAACATCTTTATGCACTCTGTCAATGCGATGCCGATGCGGTCGTCCGCACCGCTCAGGTAATGCTACAATAGCATTGTCCCGCAGGTTTCCCACACGCGGCTTGCGTCGCAGCCAGTCGTCAGCGAT
The genomic region above belongs to Candidatus Poribacteria bacterium and contains:
- the dxs gene encoding 1-deoxy-D-xylulose-5-phosphate synthase, coding for MFLEKINTPADLKNLELDELKALAEEMRAYLLAVLSQHPGHFAPNFGTVELAIALHKVYDTPRDKVIWDIGHQAYPHKLLTGRRDSFPTLRQSGGISGFLSRAESEYDVFGAGHSSTSIAAALGVATARDITNEYYKVVAIIGDGGLTGGMAFEALNAAGDYRNDMTVILNDNNMSISATVGAFSKHFHKLTSSPQYNLLRSGAKGLMNMISEDAKQIARKIEASLKPGTLFEEFGFRYFGPLDGNDLEALIPVLTGIRSLTGPILLHVVTEKGRGYTPAVEDPVGFYSVSGPFNLKTGKTTKPKPETPAYTEVFSRTLIESAKRDARIVGVTAAMPGGTGLDKFGSAFPSRCFDIGLAEQCAVTFAGGLATQGMRPVVAIYSTFLQRSYDQVLHDVCIQNLPVIFAVDRGGLVGADGPTHHGVFDFAYLRSIPNMVVMAPKDENELQSMVKTAVAYQEGPIAFRYPRGTGIGVKMAAEPQVLPIGKSEIVREGEDVLVIAIGNRVYPALEAAQTLADSGISTAVINARFVKPLDTATILPLAERIGKVITIEDGVIMGGFGSAVLEAIAAAGIKDVQIRNLGIPDEFIEHGDVQHLYALCQCDADAVVRTAQVMLQ